One genomic segment of Anaerosporomusa subterranea includes these proteins:
- the nrdD gene encoding anaerobic ribonucleoside-triphosphate reductase, which produces MTINGIQIVADPSLTNEEITMLVAEEQALWHERHKAIAYMEITRDGEEVIINASEKSPIRRVRRITGYLSNIDNFNDAKKQECDRRFVHAS; this is translated from the coding sequence ATGACTATCAACGGAATTCAAATCGTAGCTGACCCATCGCTGACAAATGAGGAAATTACTATGCTCGTGGCAGAAGAACAAGCCCTGTGGCATGAGCGCCATAAAGCAATCGCTTATATGGAAATTACCCGCGATGGCGAAGAAGTAATTATTAACGCCTCCGAGAAATCTCCCATCCGCCGCGTCCGCCGCATCACTGGCTACTTAAGCAACATCGACAACTTCAACGATGCAAAAAAACAGGAATGTGACCGTCGCTTCGTCCACGCTAGCTAA